In the Bacillota bacterium genome, CGAAAGGCCACCGCGACCTCGACACCTGCCACGGATCTTGCGTACCCGATGAACCCCTCGGTCTCACCCTCCGTCACGTCGTGTTTGCGCATGAGATCGGAGGTAATGGTCATGACCGCAAGGGATCCCCCACACTGGAACTCCATCGAGAGAATCGCCTCGGCCAGAGCGGCCAGCGACCCGTAGGGCTTGCTGTCGTAGATGTTCTGGGAGACCTCCCAGGGTCTAGCACCCGCCTCCACAAGCTCAGCCGCAACACTGAAGGTCTGAGCCCTAGTATTGGAGTACCTGAAGGAGCCGGTGTCTGTGGCGATGGCCGCGTAAAGGCAGGTGGAGATCGCCGGGTCGAACTCGACGCCCAGGCGTTTCATGATGGCGGCCACCTGTTCCCCGCAAGCGGCCGCCTCGGTCTCCACCCAGTTCACGTCGGCAAACATGCTGTTGGTGGCGTGGTGGTCTATGTTGACCACCTTGGCGCTGCCTCGAACCGCATCCTGGCACCCGCCCACACGCTCGAGGGCGCCACAATCGAGGACGATCGCAAGGGAATACGCGGCCTCGAGGGCGCTCGGAGTCACGATAGAAGAGGCTCCCGGAAGGAAGGACAGGGAAGACGGAACCGGCTCCGCAAGAGCCGCGACCGGTTCCCACCCGAGGCGCTCGAGAGCATGTTTCAAGCCAAGAACCGACCCGACCGCGTCACCATCTGGGACCACGTGGGTGGTGATGAGGATGGTAGTCGCGCCGGAGAATGCCGCGACGACGTCATCTGGGCAGATCACGTGGTCCCGTCCCTGCCTTCCCCTTTCTGGATTTCGGAGATGAGCGCGAGCACACGAGACCCGCGCTCGATGGACTGGTCGTACTCGAAGGTGAAGTCCGGAGTGTGTCTGAGGCGAATGCGTCGCCCTATCTCAGTCCGGATGAACCCGCGCGCACTCTCCAGCGCCTGCATCGTCTGGGCCCTGGATTGCTCGTCACCGAGTATGCTCACATACACCCGCACGTGCCTGAGGTCTCGGCTGACTTCAACATCGGTGATGGTTGCAAACCCGACTCTCGGGTCTTTCAGGTCTTTCCGCAGCATGCTGGAGATCTCTTCGCGTATGGTATCCCGGAGCCTGTCAGCCCGGTAGGTAGGCATCACCCGCACCTCCATCAGTCCCCGCAGCCTACAGAATCTCTATCTCATACCGCTCAAGCACGGCGTCAGGGCCCTGATCCAGGGCCCTGGCCACTGCCTCGAGCATGCTGTAAGCGTGCGCGGAATCGTTGGTCACACACACGATCCCGATCAGGGCTCGATTCCAGACGTCTTGGTCCCCGACCTCCGCAATGGCCACATTGTGCCGGGACCGGGTTCGGGCGATCAGACTCTGTACCACCCGCCGCTTGTCCTTAAGCGACCAGCTTCCGTCGATCATCAGTTCGCAGTGCATCGCCCCGATAACCATCCGGCCATCACCACCCCACCCGTCACGGCCGGGGCCAGCTCGCGCCCTACAGAGCTCGCTTGATCTCCTCTTTGCCGTAGGCTTCGATGACGTCCTGCTCTCTTACATCGTTCCAGTTCTCAATGCCTATTCCACACTCGAACCCTGCGCTGACCTCTCGAGCGTCATCCTTGAAACGCTTGAGCGACGAGATCTTGCCCTCGTAGACCACGAGTCCGTCTCGGAGAACCCGGACGCCCGCAGTTCGCGGTATCTTCCCGTCGGTGACGTAGCACCCCGCCACGACCCCGGCTTTCGGGATCTTGAAGGTGGCCCGGACTTCCGCACGCCCGTACGTAACATCGCGGAATTCCGGTTCGAGCAGGCCTTCCATGGCCCTCTTGACGTCGTCGATGGCATCGTAGATGACTCGATATAGCCTCACGTCCACGTGTTCCGACTCGGCGCTCCTCGCTGCGGCCGGCTCGGGGCGGACGTTGAACCCTATTATGATGGCATTCGAGGCGGCGGCAAGCATTATGTCGGATTCGGTCACCGCGCCGACGCCCCCGTGGATGATGTCCACGCGGACCTCAGGCGATGAGAGTTTCTCGAGGGCCTGCCGGACAGCCTCGACTGAGCCCTGGACATCGGCTTTTATTATGATGTTGAGCTCCTTGACATCGCCTTCTTTGATCTGCTTGAACAGGTCCTCCAACGAGACGCGCCTGCCCTCTTTCATCTCCGCGAGTCTCCGGTGTTCGGCGCGGCGCTCCGCCACCTGCCTGGCCTCGCGTTCGTCGGTGACGGCCCGGAACTCGTCACCGGCGACCGGGACTTCACTCAGCCCGAGAACCTCAACCGGCATGGACGGAGTGGCTTGGTCTACCGGCTCACCCTTGTGGTTCGTCATCGCCCTGACTCTGCCGAACACCTCGCCGACCAGGAATGAGTCACC is a window encoding:
- a CDS encoding bifunctional oligoribonuclease/PAP phosphatase NrnA → MICPDDVVAAFSGATTILITTHVVPDGDAVGSVLGLKHALERLGWEPVAALAEPVPSSLSFLPGASSIVTPSALEAAYSLAIVLDCGALERVGGCQDAVRGSAKVVNIDHHATNSMFADVNWVETEAAACGEQVAAIMKRLGVEFDPAISTCLYAAIATDTGSFRYSNTRAQTFSVAAELVEAGARPWEVSQNIYDSKPYGSLAALAEAILSMEFQCGGSLAVMTITSDLMRKHDVTEGETEGFIGYARSVAGVEVAVAFRELPGDQIRVGLRSKEKVDVARIAAELGGGGHVRASGCTISGSMEAVKSQVIPRIAEALSTAGFKWTA
- the rbfA gene encoding 30S ribosome-binding factor RbfA translates to MPTYRADRLRDTIREEISSMLRKDLKDPRVGFATITDVEVSRDLRHVRVYVSILGDEQSRAQTMQALESARGFIRTEIGRRIRLRHTPDFTFEYDQSIERGSRVLALISEIQKGEGRDGTT
- a CDS encoding DUF503 domain-containing protein, which translates into the protein MVIGAMHCELMIDGSWSLKDKRRVVQSLIARTRSRHNVAIAEVGDQDVWNRALIGIVCVTNDSAHAYSMLEAVARALDQGPDAVLERYEIEIL